The Clostridium botulinum BKT015925 genome includes the window AATGGATATAAAAACATTGAAGATGTAATAGAAGAAAATGGAAAGTTAAATCCGGGGGATAAGGTTTATGCAAACAATATGGGGAAGACTTTAGCCATGTTTGTAATAGGAAATGAACCTTTCGAAAGAGGATTAAGTATATTAGGTGCACATGTAGATTCACCTAGACTTGATTTGAAACAAAATCCATTATACGAAAATACTGATTTAGCTTTATTCGATACTCATTATTATGGAGGAATAAAAAAATATCAATGGGTTACTTTACCACTTGCAATTCATGGAGTAATCGTTAAGAAAAATGCAGAAGTAGTTAAAGTTGTTATAGGAGAAGATGAAAATGATCCTGTAGTTGGTATATCAGATCTTTTAATTCATTTAGCTGGCAGTCAAATGGACAAAAAATTAGCTAAAGGTGTAGAAGGAGAAGACTTGAATATATTAATTGGAAGTATGCCAATTAAGGATAAGGATGCTAAAAATAGAGTAAAACAAAATATATTAAGATTATTAAATGAAAAATATGATATAGATGAAGAGGATTTTGTATCAGCGGAATTAGAAGTTGTACCTGCTGGACGTGCAAGACACTACGGATTAGATAGAAGTATGGTTATGGCATATGGTCATGATGATAGAGTTTGTGCATATACTTCATTTGAAGCTTTATTAAATGTTGAAAATCCAGAAAAAACTTGTGTAGCTTTATTAGTTGACAAAGAGGAAATTGGAAGTGTCGGTGCTACAGGAATGCAATCAAGATTTTTTGAAAATACAGTAGCAGAAGTTATGAATCTTGTAGGAGGTTATAGTGAATTAAAATTAAGAAGAACTCTTACAAATTCAAAAATGTTATCATCTGATGTAAGTGCTGCTTTTGATCCAAACTATCCATCAGTAATGGAAAAAAGAAATTGCGCGTATTTTGGTAAGGGTGTAGTATTCAATAAATACACAGGTGCAAGAGGAAAGTCAGGTTCAAATGATGCTAGTGCAGAATATATGGGTGAAATTAGATCTATGATGGAAAAGCATAATGTATCGTGGCAAACTGCAGAGCTTGGAAAAGTTGATGAAGGTGGCGGTGGAACTATAGCATATATACTTGCTGAATATGGTATGAATGTTATAGATTGTGGTGTTGCTGTACAAAATATGCATGCTCCATGGGAAGTAGTATCTAAGGCTGATGTATATGAAACTATGAGAGCATATTGTGCATTCTTAAAAGAAGCATAATAAAAAATAAAAGGCATATATGCCTTTTATTTTTTATATAAATTAAATTGCACCACTATTAAGAATTATGTAATCCTCAACGGCCTCACGATATTTTTCGTTAACTATGTCTTCTAATAAAAAAGGACTATGAGTTTTAGGGTTAATGCTTCCAGTTAATATTCTATTTGCAATAATTTCTACTACTTTTTCATTAGTAGAGTTGTTAAATATATTATTTGTAAAATGTGAGAAATTCATTTGAATATAACCTCCTTTATAAGAATAATATAATTATGGTGCATTAATGATTATAAATTCAAAAGTCTTAAAAAATTTTCAAGATTAGTTCCAGTTAAAATGGCATCTCCTATGTAACCATGTTTAGTATCTGTTTTTCCTAAACCATGATAGTCTGAACCGCCAGAAATATGCTTGTTATATTTTTGAGCTAGGGAAATAAATTTTTCTATTTCACCTGGTTTATTTAAAGGATAAATAGCTTCAATGCAATCAAAATCATATTGTAAGATTTCTTCTACAGGAGATTTTTTTATAAGTGTAGGATGTGCAAGTGAGGTAATTGCATTAGCTGATTTTAAAATAGAAAGTCCTTCTTTTATTGAAATTTCTTTATTGGGTACATAGGCTGGACTATCATTTCCAATTATATTATCGAATATAAAGTCAAAATCATAAGGGTAACCAGCTTGGATTATAGCTTTTGCTATATGAGGTCTTGCGATTACACCTTTATTAGCCTTAAGAATTTTATTAAAATCTAATTCGATATTAAAAAATTTATATAAGTTATTTAATATTTTTTTAGCTCTTAAGATTCTAAAATCTTGTATTTCTTTAAGATAATTTTGAAAGAGGGAGTTTTTATAAGAATCATCTTTAAAATATCCTAATACATGAATACTTTCACCATTATATCTTGTGGAAAGTTCTATTCCGGGAATGATTTTAATACCTAATTTTGTTCCTGAAACTATGGCTTCTTCTAGTCCAAAGGTATTATCGTGATCTGTAATGGATATAATATCAAAGCCATCATTTTTGGCTAATGTAACTAGTTCAGTAGGAGATAATTTGCCGTCAGATGCTGTAGTGTGTAAATGGAAATCACCTTTTTTATACATAAAATTCACCTCTAATTAAAAAATAAACGACTTTAATAGTAATTATACACTTAATCAAGCCATATTATAAAGAAATAATAATCTAATTTTTAAAATCATCTATTTTTTACAGGGAAATTTGGTAGAATATATAATATGTAGATATTAAACTAGGAGGTACGTAAATGGAATTGAAATTAAACAATGAGTATCATGGATTTAAGTTTATAGAAGAAAAAGAAATTAAAGATATAAATTCAAAAGCAAGAATATTTTATCATGAAAAAAGTGGTGCAAAACTCTTAAATCTTCAAAATGAAGATGACAATAAAGTTTTTGCAATAGGATTTAGGACACCACCTGAGGATAGTACAGGTGTTCCTCATATTATGGAACATTCAGTACTTTGCGGTTCAAGAAAATTTCCAATAAAAGATCCATTTGTTGAACTTGCTAAAGGATCATTAAATACTTTTTTAAATGCTATGACATTTCCAGATAAGACGATATATCCAGTAGCAAGTAGAAATGAAAAAGACTTCTTCAATTTAATGGATGTATATCTAGATGCTGTATTTTATCCTAATATATATAAACATCCAGAAATATTAATGCAAGAAGGATGGCATTACGAATTAGATAATAAAGATGATGAGATTACCTATAAAGGGGTAGTATATAATGAAATGAAAGGTGCTTTTTCATCACCTGAGGATATATTATTTAGAAGAATACAAGAAACTTTATTCCCTGATACTACTTATGGTGTAGAATCTGGTGGTGATCCAGAGGTTATTCCGGAGCTTACTTATGAACAATTTATAGATTTTCATAAAAAGTTTTATCATCCTTCTAATAGCTATATATATTTATATGGTGATGGTGATTTAGATAAAGAACTTAAATTTATAAATGAAGAATATCTAAGTAGATTTGAAAAAATCAGTATAGATTCTCATATAGATATTCAAAAACCATTTGGAGAGATTAAAGAAGTTGTAAGTGAATATCCAGTATCACAAGGAGATTCAGGTAATGATAAGACTTTCTTTAGTTTGAATTTTGTGTTAAAAGATAATAATCCAGAAACTTATCTAGCATTTGAAATATTAGAGTATTTATTATTAGAAACTCCAGCTGCACCACTAAAAAAAGCTCTTATACAAAATGCTATAGGAAAAGATGTATATGGATATTTTGATTCGGGAATACTTCAACCTGTATTTAGTGTAGTTGTTAAAAATGCTAATGAAGGTAGAAAAGAAGAATTTAAAAATATAGTATTTAACACATTAAAAGAACTTGTATATAAAGGAATAGATAAAAATTTAATTGAAGCTTGTATTAATATAAAAGAATTTAAGTTAAGAGAAATGGATACAAGAAATTATCCAAAAGGATTAATATACTATACTAAAGCTATGGATAGTTGGCTATATGACAAAGATCCATGTATGTATTTAGAATATGAAAATGTATTAGAAAAAGTAAAAACAGCATTATCTACAAATTATTTTGAAGAGCTTATAGAAAACAATTTAATAAATGTTGATCATGGGTCATTATTAATTTTAAATCCTAAAGCAGGTTTAGCTGAAGAAAATGATGAAAAATTAAGAAAAAAATTAAGTGAATATAAGGCATCACTTTCTGAAAAAGAAATAGATAATTTAATAGATCAAACAAAGGCTTTAAAAGAAAGACAAATGAGTGCAGAGAAAAAAGAGGATTTGGAAAAAATACCACTACTCTCATTGGAGGATATAAACAAAAAAGCTGAAGAGTTTTCTTTAGAAGAAAAATCAATTTTAGACAATAAAGTTCTTTTTCAGCCTATGTTTACAAATAAGATAGCTTATATAAAATTAGTTTTTGATACTACAACTGTTAAAGAAGAGCTCGTTCCTTATTTGGGATTATTATCAGGAATACTTGGAAGAATAGATACAGATAAATATAGTTATGGAGATTTATCAAATGAAATAAATATATATACTGGGGGAGTAAGCTATGCTCCAGTTACATTTATACAAAATAATACTAATGGAGATTTTATGCCTAAATTTATAGTAAAATCTAAGGCATTGGTTGATAAAGTTCCTAAGTTACTAGAAATTATAGAAGAAGTTTTACTTAGGACAAATGTAGAAGATAAAAACAGGCTAAAAGAAATTATTCAGGAAATGAAATCTCGTTTAGAAATGCTTATTTTTGATGCAGGACATATTGTTGCTGCAAATAGACTATTCTCATATTTTTCAAAAGTGGCTAAATATGAAGAATATATATCTGGTTTAGAATTTTATAAATTTGTAGAAGAAATAGAAGAGAATTTTGATGATAAGTTTGAAGAGGTAGTGGATAATTTAAAACAAGTACAAAAGATTATATTTAATAGAAGAAACTTGATTGTAAATGTTGCAGTAGAAGATAATGAGTATAATGAAATAGAATCTAGTTTAAATGAATTTTTACAAAAATTAAGTAATGAAAAACTACAAAGCTATGAATATAGTTTTGATTTTAGTAAAAAGAATGAAGGATTATTAACTCAGGGAAATGTACAATATGTAATGAAAGGATATAATTATAAAGATTTAGGATATACGTATAAAGGAAGTATGCAAGTGCTAAAAACTATAGAAAGTTTAGACTATTTATGGAATAAGATACGTGTGCTTGGTGGAGCATATGGAGCATTTGCAAGCTTCGGTAGAAGTGGTAATCTATTTTTTGGTTCTTATAGAGATCCTAATATAAAGGAAAGTTT containing:
- a CDS encoding insulinase family protein, producing the protein MELKLNNEYHGFKFIEEKEIKDINSKARIFYHEKSGAKLLNLQNEDDNKVFAIGFRTPPEDSTGVPHIMEHSVLCGSRKFPIKDPFVELAKGSLNTFLNAMTFPDKTIYPVASRNEKDFFNLMDVYLDAVFYPNIYKHPEILMQEGWHYELDNKDDEITYKGVVYNEMKGAFSSPEDILFRRIQETLFPDTTYGVESGGDPEVIPELTYEQFIDFHKKFYHPSNSYIYLYGDGDLDKELKFINEEYLSRFEKISIDSHIDIQKPFGEIKEVVSEYPVSQGDSGNDKTFFSLNFVLKDNNPETYLAFEILEYLLLETPAAPLKKALIQNAIGKDVYGYFDSGILQPVFSVVVKNANEGRKEEFKNIVFNTLKELVYKGIDKNLIEACINIKEFKLREMDTRNYPKGLIYYTKAMDSWLYDKDPCMYLEYENVLEKVKTALSTNYFEELIENNLINVDHGSLLILNPKAGLAEENDEKLRKKLSEYKASLSEKEIDNLIDQTKALKERQMSAEKKEDLEKIPLLSLEDINKKAEEFSLEEKSILDNKVLFQPMFTNKIAYIKLVFDTTTVKEELVPYLGLLSGILGRIDTDKYSYGDLSNEINIYTGGVSYAPVTFIQNNTNGDFMPKFIVKSKALVDKVPKLLEIIEEVLLRTNVEDKNRLKEIIQEMKSRLEMLIFDAGHIVAANRLFSYFSKVAKYEEYISGLEFYKFVEEIEENFDDKFEEVVDNLKQVQKIIFNRRNLIVNVAVEDNEYNEIESSLNEFLQKLSNEKLQSYEYSFDFSKKNEGLLTQGNVQYVMKGYNYKDLGYTYKGSMQVLKTIESLDYLWNKIRVLGGAYGAFASFGRSGNLFFGSYRDPNIKESLKVYDEAEEYLRNFDADDREMTKYIIGTISGLDTPLTPASKSERTLSYYLSNITQEDIQKERDEVINCSKNDIRDFANMVKDCMSENYICVLGNSIKIKENKELFNELVEIFK
- a CDS encoding aminopeptidase, with the protein product MAQDKSQLEKKYEYAWDKYSEEELKEVFLLNERYINFMSNCKTERECIDEFVKIAEDNGYKNIEDVIEENGKLNPGDKVYANNMGKTLAMFVIGNEPFERGLSILGAHVDSPRLDLKQNPLYENTDLALFDTHYYGGIKKYQWVTLPLAIHGVIVKKNAEVVKVVIGEDENDPVVGISDLLIHLAGSQMDKKLAKGVEGEDLNILIGSMPIKDKDAKNRVKQNILRLLNEKYDIDEEDFVSAELEVVPAGRARHYGLDRSMVMAYGHDDRVCAYTSFEALLNVENPEKTCVALLVDKEEIGSVGATGMQSRFFENTVAEVMNLVGGYSELKLRRTLTNSKMLSSDVSAAFDPNYPSVMEKRNCAYFGKGVVFNKYTGARGKSGSNDASAEYMGEIRSMMEKHNVSWQTAELGKVDEGGGGTIAYILAEYGMNVIDCGVAVQNMHAPWEVVSKADVYETMRAYCAFLKEA
- a CDS encoding PHP domain-containing protein, producing the protein MYKKGDFHLHTTASDGKLSPTELVTLAKNDGFDIISITDHDNTFGLEEAIVSGTKLGIKIIPGIELSTRYNGESIHVLGYFKDDSYKNSLFQNYLKEIQDFRILRAKKILNNLYKFFNIELDFNKILKANKGVIARPHIAKAIIQAGYPYDFDFIFDNIIGNDSPAYVPNKEISIKEGLSILKSANAITSLAHPTLIKKSPVEEILQYDFDCIEAIYPLNKPGEIEKFISLAQKYNKHISGGSDYHGLGKTDTKHGYIGDAILTGTNLENFLRLLNL